TGTGTTTAGTCCCAATCTGGGGCTGATCTAcagcagttgctctatcaccAAATGACCCCTCTCCatcagagaaagagaaacattaGAAACAAAAGAGCcacaggttgaaatgaaaacGGGTTTAATGAAATAGCCAAACTGATACCAATGCCAATATAAAATTATATTCATGCCAGCAAAGGTACATCAGTCTGAGTAAACAGGAAGGCAGGCATCAAGAACAGGAGCAGGAAGCCCAGGCAGGAAACTCTTCCTctcctcaatctcccctctttatATGGAGTGTGATATTCCTGGTCAGATTATtgagaaaaatcaaacccaTTGCATCATTTACTTGCTTTCAAAAATATGACTGCATCAATGGGAATCTTTAAATGTGATGGTTGTAAGGCTAGATTGCTGGAGACTGTCAAAGTCAAATTATCCTGTGTAGCACTGATTTGGGAGGATTGGTAAAGCAAATATTACACTGCTTTTCGGGTTAGAGAAACAAACAAGCTCTGGTATAAGATCAGTAGGAATTTGAGTGCTTAACTGCTAGGTTTGTTCTGATAGCACCTCCTAAAACTGATAAAACTTAAGTTCTTCAGAaagttcttttatttcttccagaAATTGCTTTCCAGGGGCATTTGAATGGATTGGAGCTTTCACAGAACTAAATTTAACTGTAGATCAGAGCTGCCTGGAAAtgtaatttttcctttcagtagACATATATGATGCAACAATAATAAGAACTATTAGACTAGTCAGTGGTGTGAACATTTTCAAGTGTAACTCTGCCAGACTCCTGAAGTGACTTAATTTTATTGATACCTAAGACACACTGACAGATCAGAATTGCCTACAAAATGTATTTGTGCTTACAACTTGCTTCTTAAAAGGATTTTGGTGAGAAAGAACATAGGACAGATCATCTCAGAAACCATGTGAGTTCTTAGATTGCTGCTGAATTAGTGCATAGGTGGTGTTCAGGTTGTTTTTCCCATTGTGAGCTGATTCGAGCCCTCATTTCCTACAAGAActaagagaagagggaaaacagAGTTTTGGCATAAGGGCACTGCCTGTAATCCAGCTAACATGGAGCTGTTCTTCTCAGGGACCTTCTGTAGAGGAGGTGTCTTGGTTTGAGCTGGGAGAAAATGTCTTATGCCCCAAAGAAGTAAACAAAAACATACAGAGTTGGAGGTGAAATAGAAGTACTATTTACAAAcataaacaaaatacaaaaggtACCAAGGTAAAAGGATATTCATGCAGTCAGAACTGGCCCTGGCCTAGCCTGCCCAACACTAGGCCCCAGGGGGCCCTCTACTAGGCCTCAGTGACGCATCATAAATATCCTCCAGCCAGCCAAACCCCCCAGTGctgcaagcaaaagcaaaacccacgcatctggagagagagaaaaagatgacCAGCAAGTCTGCTCCTTAGATAGCCACAcgtctggagagagagaaaaagatgacCGGCAAGTCTGCTCCTTAGATAGCCACGcgtctggagagagagaaaaagatgacCGGCAAGTCTGCTCCTTAGATAGCCACGcatctggagagagagaaaaagatgacTGGCAAGTCTGCTCCTTAGATAGCCACGcgtctggagagagagaaaaagatgacCGGCAAGTCTGCTCCTTAGATAGCCACGcatctggagagagagaaaaagatgacCGGCAAGTCTGCTCCTTAGATAGCCATTcgtctggagagagagaaaaagatgacCGGCAAGTCTGCTCCTTAGATAGCCACGcatctggagagagagaaaaagatgacCGGCAAGTCTGCTCCTTAGATAGCCACGcatctggagagagagaaaaagatgacCGGCAAGTCTGCTCCTTAGATAGCCACGcgtctggagagagagaaaaagatgacCGGCAAGTCTGCTCCTTAGATAGCCACGcgtctggagagagagaaaaagatgacCGGCAAGTCTGCTCCTTAGATAGCCACAcgtctggagagagagaaaaagatgacCAGCAAGTCTGCTCCTTAGATAGCCACAcgtctggagagagagaaaaagatgacCGGCAAGTCTGCTCCTTAGATAGCCACAcgtctggagagagagaaaaagatgacCGGCAAGTCTGCTCCTTAGATAGCCACAcgtctggagagagagaaaaagatgacCGGCAAGTCTGCTCCTTAGATAGCCACAcgtctggagagagagaaaaagatgacCGGCAAGTCTGCTCCTTAGATAGCCACGcatctggagagagagaaaaagatgacCGGCAAGTCTGCTCCTTAGATAGCCACGcatctggagagagagaaaaagatgacCGGCAAGTCTGCTCCTTAGATAGCCACGcatctggagagagagaaaaagatgacCGGCAAGTCTGCTCCTTAGATAGCCATTcgtctggagagagagaaaaagatgacCGGCAAGTCTGCTCCTTAGATAGCCACAcgtctggagagagagaaaaagatgacCGGCAAGTCTGCTCCTTAGATAGCCATTcgtctggagagagagaaaaagatgacCGGCAAGTCTGCTCCTTAGATAGCCACAcgtctggagagagagaaaaagatgacCGGCAAGTCTGCTCCTTAGATAGGGAGATATAGGAAAAGGGAGTAGAATAGCAAATTACAATATCCTCTGCCTCCCTCTGGCACTCTCCAGCCCCCTGGAGGCTCTATGGTTTTACAGTTAATCCTTAACTTACaacaagagggaaggaaaggcagTTCTGAGGCTGAACTGCGGTTACATCTTTCAGGAAGAACTTGTGGAGCCTGAGCCTCTTCAAGCTGATCTGAGTCTGAAAGCCAAGGTCTCCCATTTACCAGGCCTTACCATTGCCTGGTACAGGACTTGAGATTCTTGACAGAGGCAAGCCTCAGTGTGACTTGCTTCAACAactctgctggcagagctggatcTGCTTTCTGTTCTGCATAAAAGGGAGTGCTCTCCACCCACAGAAGCCAGAAAGTAACTCTGAATATCTTTTATTGAGATGTCTGAATTAGTTCGCTGAAGTGGTCCTTATGCAACTTTCTCCAGTATATCCTCTCAAGGAAAATCCAGGCAGCAACTTTCTCCTCAATATATTTCACTTGAACCTCTTTTACAAATTAAACCTGTATGGAATGGAGCACTCTGtctttccccatccctgcatAATCTGATTCTAAATCCCATTCAAGGTATCTGTTCAAGTAGAAAACACCTCAGAGACCAGTGAGCtgtgttgggttgtgctgtgtttttttttcttcaaacagCCTGAATTAATCTTCTACTGTTTCTTTCACTTACTGACAGTTCCTGCCTGTATCTCAAAATCTGGCTCTGCAATGACCAATAACTGAGCATCACAATTGATTTTCCGTGGTATCTCTCTCCCTTTTGCAAATTTGGCTCATTAGATACCTCAGACTCTGTACCATAAAATTCACGCTTGAAAACAATCTACACAAATGTGTGTAATTCTGTAATATAAAGAGCTGGCATTACTGTTGGATCAGTCAGGGATAATGCCTGTAAGCACTGTGCCTTCTTTGGATATTTATGATCTTTGGGGAAGTGGAGGCTGAGCAGATTGTTCTTGGGTTGAAAGGCAAACTGGCATAGTAGAGacagattcttttcttcctctttcatattttctttttccctagtTTAAACAGATTCATACATATAAGACTTTTTTCATCAGGTCTAATAGGATAttctcagcttgacagggtgctgagccaccTCATTTGAACTAGACTGTCACCAAAAAGGCTGGACCccatgatccttggggtcccttccaacctggcattctgtgattacccAAATGGATACTTTATCAGGAATGCCCGTGATTTGTGGTGTCAGTTGGTAATAGTCAGATTGTTGCAGATTAATTTGTTAACAACTCTATATGCAGTTCTTCATTGTCTTCCAGCTTATTTTACCTCATTTAGGCTTATCTTTTCTAAGCAAGCTTCTACTCAGGAACTGGTTTATTAAATCTGCAGTTTTAATGTCTGTTTGATGCTGACCTGTTCCAGAAATCACTCTTCTGTCAGTCATGTCATAAATACTTTTTGTCTTTGTGTTGAGGTATTACATGGCTGGCATTGTTTCCCCTGCACACCACACCCTGTGGCATCTGTCTTTTCTAATTCCCAAGGGAGCTGAATGCCTAAAAGACCCTGAGTCCTGACTTAAGGTCTGTTTGTATCAATGAGGATGACATGTACAGATGGTTGGCAATTCTGCAGGAGTGGAATGTTAGTGTTGTGGCAGACCTGTGTATTTGGAAGTCAGGTGATCTCCTCTGTCTCCCTCTTGGAAGTTTTTTCATGACCTTCAAATAAGTTGCTTTTGTAGTAGTCTATAAAATGAGTAGGAACACTTATGCCATGGTAGGAGGTGAGTGTGGAAAGGGATTACTAGAGATACATGGTCAAATAAGTTTGCTCTATTGTGCTAATACCTAGAAGTCCCAGTCAAGCCTGCAACCTCATGCTGGAAGGCATTATACAAAGACTCAGTTAGAGAGGGTAAAAAGCTTAAAGTCTAACTGGGGAGAACAAAAGTTGAGAACAGAAAGAGGCAGGAAAATTAGAATGTGATGTTCTTGTATAGGAGGTGGTGTTGACTTGGAAAATGCTATTTATCACTTAAGATATTAGTACGTAATGGTATAATGCAAGAGGTGGGTTTctccaaaataatttgttttacaACCTATAAAATGAAATCTGACTTTTAAatctgtgctttcttttttaatggtaACCATAAAATGTTCATCCCTTTCCAGGTAATAATTACTAAAGCTTTAATCATTGTTTCTAATATGAATTACCAAACATGTAGGAAAATACTTACAAGTTGCTAGTGAGTGGTTTGCAAACAGGTTAAAATAGGCTCtgtcttttccttgttttctcatGAATTCTgtagttttgttgttgtagtAATTATAGGCTGTCTTAATTCAAATTTTACTATCTGCCAATGTGTCCtgtttaattataaaatatgcaGTTAATGACTAATGGGCTTACGACTGCATAAGCTTAGAGATATTGAAACAAGAAATTTCTCTTGGGAGAATATTATATTCTCAACATATGGTCTGAGATTTGGATTTTGTGGTACTGAAAACAGATTATCTCTAAGGTTAACAAAGTATGCATATTAAGATGCTTGAGATTAATTTCAAATGATGTACTCAACATGAAAAAAAGCTGTATGTTTTGTCAGTCACCTAAATAAAGCACAAGTGAAACACAAGTACAGGTGTCTCTCTCCCAACAGAGCTTGTCATTCATATTAGCTAGCTCAGAAGAACTGATGAGGAAAATGCATCCTACTTTTAACAAGGCAGGGGTTCAGAAATCGCTCCCATAAAGGTATCTGAAGCATGAAGCCATAattttgctgcctgcagcacacacTTCAGATGTTATAACAGATATACTACAATTATCACAAGAAATCATGAAAGGTTTGTTGGCATGTCTGATCTTTAAATATAGAAGTTCTTCGTTGTACTTTGAAAACTTCAGCATTTTAAGGTTTCTTGACCAGCTTGATTATGTAATGCTCTGTAATATGCTGAGATTTGGCTTACATGCTTGTCTCCCCATGCCAAGGAAACGAGTTTGAGGAGAAAGTCTGTGAGTGTCATCTTGTGGATCTGTCCCACAGCTGAGTCAGAGCTGTAGTTTCCTGGATGGTCTAAGTTGACTCATAGCCTGTGGCTTTGCAGTAAAAGTATAATCTCAGTGTGGAAAATTGTGTTTctgctcccagttttgtgtttgGGGCAAGTGTTGGAAAGTTGCAGTGgtagtcctttttttttaacttgaaaaCTGACTGAACCACAGAGTGCATCTTACTCTTTTCTGTAAGGTTGGAGcttatttttgttgttaagCAAGACACAGGCTTCTTTATAGGCACTCCAAGCAGTTTAGAAATTTCTGCTGCCCCTAGGTAACAGAATTTAAGAGGTGGCAATCACACACAGGtagaaaacaagcaagcagtTTGTATGAAACACCTCAGACACTACAGTGCTAAAAATAAGGGGATTTGATACAGAAGCGGCTTTACTATTCTTCATAGAAATAGCCAGACCCTTGTAGCTTTCATAAATAAACTataaggaatatttttattgtgAACCCTGTAGGAACTTGCCTGATACCTTTTGTATTATAGTGACCCGATGTTAGTGAAGCACTAACATCATGTTTATGCACAAAATGCTATAAAAACAGAAGTACTGATATGTTTTGTCTTATTTTAGCCAATGTatcaaggagaaagaaatacagTCTATGTCTTTGATTTATTTGTCTTCAAGATGACTACTGAAGATGTCAGCCAACTAAACATAGAGCAGCAAGTCTGTAGTTTGCACTCTTACAATTTTTCTCCTAGCAGAAACTGTATCTTTAAGATGATCCTTGTGTGATTAAATCCTATAGCGATGTAGATTTGAACTAGATAGAATTTGAACTAGATTAGATTTGAACTCATAGACTTGTGTTCTTACACATCTGCTGATGTCTTTAAGGACCCTTTGAGATTTATCTGTAGGTGTCTGTTTATACTACTGGATCTTGGTTAATTGTAGGTCAGTTCAGACTTTTTGGTGTTTAACCTTTGATGTGGTTCCTAGCTGCCATGCCTCCGTGGAAGCAATTACAAGATGCGTGCCTAGTGCTTTACCTATCAGTAGAGGTTCACCAGCAGGTATCTTTTCCTATATGGTATCAAATCAACTTCAATCTACTTCACTTTCTAGCAGCCTTCTAGTTCTGTTTCACAGGAATGTCTTTTCTCAAAATAtgaatggcttcagttggaagggactgtaaaggtcacctagttgcaaacccctgccatgggcagggacatctcccactagaccaggttgctcaaagcctcatccagccttgtcttaaacacttccatctTACTAAATAATACATCTTAAATGCATCTTAATTACCTTGGAAAGTGAATTAAAAATGCCTTCAGACAAACTTGCTGTCATTCACAGATCCCTAAGAGGCAGGATGGCTTTAAGGTCTCTAGACCACAAGACTTCTAGAACTGTTCAAAGTAGTTTTGGAACAAACTTCCTctaaaaacaacacaaaaaacccaccccacaacaacaacatgaagaagcagaaaagaaagcttAGTGAGATGTGTATGAGCATTATGATAGTGGAGTGTGACTGAGCTTATCTGGCGTTTATTTATCTTGGAGGATAACCAGATTGGTTTTCAGCAAGTACTGCAAGGCTAGTTGTTTCGCAAAGACTTGTGCACGTTGGCAACACTAAAGCACAGTTGAGCTCTTTTCTAGGCctggcttttaatttttctatgCCTTAAGATGTCCACAACTGGGCTAAGGCCACCAGGCTCATATTTACGAGACTGAAACTACATATATACTGGAGTCCCTTGAGAATCTAATCCAAGCACGACAGATGCAGAGACAGACGTATGTGGGCATTGCTCATCCCACTGGAGTTAAAcattggttttcttttggtAGTGTTCATAGCTTGCAGGTACTTTTAACCTTTGTCTGGCTTCAGAGAACTGTTACCTATTATGCCTTTCTCAAACCTGATGAATGTTTAGGAGGAGCCTTCATAAAGCTGGAATCTTAATATTCTGAAGATAAATTGTGTTCTATTTGTCAGTAGTCTTCCTGCTAATTCCTGCAACCATTTGTTCTCAGAACATTTTTACAGCTCAGGTTTTAGTGctgagtatttttttcccactctaAAAAGAGTTTGAGAAGAGCTCTCCTacccagagaaggaagaaataggGTGGTGTTTGTACCACCTTGTCTACTGAAATGTAACCATTGCTTTGGGGAATAGGGTCATTAATTCTCCTGGGTTGTTGATCCACAGTGGTAGTTTGCAGGCAGCAAATggaaggtgaaaaaaataaataatttatcatAAATCAGTCTCTTTCAGGAGAATCTGAATTCACAATGAATACAAAAAGCTGAGGTCAGATAGTTTAGCTTTGATAACAGAAGTCCATTTTTAAATGCTAATTAACCTCCCAAATGTagggtttaaaaaagaaaaaaataatctctaatCATTTCACTTTGAAGTTCTGTtttccattaaagaaaaaaaaaaaaggaaaagatgcagCCTCTTACATTTGTCTGGAAGCGACCAAACTGCTGATTGCAAGAATGAACTCAAAGCGTAAAAGGAAAATTTAATGACATCTCATGAACAATTAAAAAGACTATTTGCATTCTTCTaagtctattaaaaaaaaaagccggGAAGGTTTTTCTATAATCACACGCTGTGGAGGGATAGAAAAGAGAACATTAAATGCTTTTCATGATGCCTCCTGAACCCTTTGATAGCACAACAGGATGCTTATTAGCATGCACATTGCTGTGACCTGGTTTACTACATCTTTGCATTTAGGCAGGTGTTTAAAACGGGTGTACAAAGTACAAATCTGTACTTTTTATCTTTCTCAGAACTCAGATCATATGCAGACGTGCAGTTTGTATGTCTGTTCTTCTCATAGGGATTTTCTGGCCCCTTGGAAGTAGCAGGTAGATTTAGAAGATCTTGTTCAAACTGATCTCCAAGCCTTCTGAAAGCTAGCAGAAAAGTCAGTTGTAGGTCTCCAGAAAAAATTTCCTACCTTTTTCATTGGATGAATGTGCATTCTGAGTATGCAGGGCATCTGGTGTGCCAGTCAAATCCTGACATTTATCCAGTGCAATTGATGCAATGTTGTAGCCCCTGTAACATCTGTGGCATTATAGTGATTCCACATTAAttttccactttgtgcccatctGTAACAAGAGTGTTATCTGATGCAAAAATGGCTTGGAAGGGAAGTAGCAGGTCACATAATCCATGTTGCAGCTCTAGAGGAGAAATACACAGCTGGAAACAGATATCAGTATCTAACCAAGCTTGCAATGTGTTGTGCCCTtagatgaaatgaaaaaaatacctAATATTTCTACAATAATCTCTTAAGTGCCTTTAAGGCTAATCATGCTGTGCTCCACTAATGATGTCAATCAATGCTGGAGAGATGTAAGGGAGCTCAGAGCCTTGGGAGGTTCTTCtgagaatctttttttttcctgcatgctCACTCTTACACagttcccttccccttccccttccccttccccttgcccttccccttccccttcccttcccttgctttCCCTGAAAACAATTGTTGATGCTGATAAGCAACCTGTAATTCTTATGCAAGCAAGCAGGGAAGGCCCAAGAGCAGCCTTCAAGGGATTAGAAGTGTTGAACTGGGTAACTCTAAATGATGCTGATCTAAGTGATGCTTTACTTAGCAGGGGAAGAGAAAACTCTGGCAAATAGCAGtcattttgctttcagaaagaaCACTGTCACAGAGACCTTCCTACAAATGTCACTTAGCTGCTAACAAGTTGTTCTGGGAAAATCTTGCTGTTTTATGTGCTGCTACAATTCTCTTCCAGTCATTGGTGAACACCCTGGGTCTCTCTTCTATTTATTACGAAAGATTGCCTTCAATGTGGACAAGAGAGGCAGTTAAGCAGCTCTCTTCTAAATCCTCAGACCATAGGAAATTAATGTACAGCCTGTTCTTCATGTGTTACATGCATCTGAAACAATGGCAAAATAGGTTACTTACCACCTCAGTTGTAGTGTTACTAATATCTGGATATTATGCATGGAGTGTGGGAGACACATCCCTTTTAACCCATATCACAATTTAAATTTAGCTCTGGAATGAGCAATTTCCCTTCTATTTTTACAGAGGAAAAGAGTGTCTGTAGGTGAAACATTAAATTGCGAATTGGGGGACTCAGGGTCAGTTCATGGTTCTCTTTCAGGGCTTTGTGATTTAAAACAAATCATTTTCCTGACTGACTGTGATACTCTGAGATAGAATGGGTGATTGGGAGGGGAATGGATACTGCATAGGGAGTGGGGCCTGAGGATCAGATAGAAAAGTTTTCTTAGGCTTGTAACTTTTTTTACTTCTCAGGAATATAGAAGAACTCAAAAGTTGTATATTGAGTAGGAGGAGCTAACATCAGCTGCAGGACTGGGTAAGGTTGTCAGCCATGTGCAGATAGGTGCCTTCTTAGAGGAGGAGTGGAGTATGGGACTGTTCACTGTGAACAGCTTCTGAGATGTTTCAGGACATTTTAAAGCAGTCAGAATAATTCATATCTGGTTGTGGGGCAGGCAAAGATGGTACCATTATTGTTAGTGGTGCCCCTGTATAACTAGGTAAACCCACCGTGCATCTGTGCCTCTGATACTGTTGAAGATACTCACCCTCTTACCTGAACTTGGAGAGCATGCTCTTTAGTTTCATCTCATGGACCATTGGTGACAGCAGTGGTCTTGTTGTTTAGAAGCTTTGGAGGAGGGAGCAAAGCTTGATACTTCTACGATTTGgaataaaaatctgtttttatgttttgctttcatttgccATGTACACTAAGACCTTTTCCCTTGTCAGGAATTAATGCTTTTATTGCAGAGAGAAACTAAGGGCTCTCTAGCTAAGATATGTAGTCAGTATAATGTGTCAATAATAAATAACAAGAAGACCTGTTCCTCATGAACCCCTTTCAATCCAGTGAAATGCTCCAGTAAACCCTTGTGGTATAAAATTCAGATATACAAATACacattttccccttccttccaaTGCTGCATGTGTACATAAATGATGCTTCTGGTTGCTTTGCTGTATTTCTTGAAGGAGGATTCCTCCTGCTATGTCAACATCACCTTTTACAAGTGACAGGAAGATTAAGTAAAATGCTGTACAGGTTAATTATAAGGCGGCTATTGGCATCCTGTAAAACAGTGTAAATGACATAACTAATTTTACAGTTCAGACATAATGTCTGTGGCAAGTTTTACCTGTAGCTGTATTTTGTACAAGTTACATTGCCTCCAGAGGCTTGCGCTGCACATCACTTTGACCATGAACAACCATAAACTCAGCATAGCCCTTGTACACAGTGTCATTAGAGTGTGACGAGCTGCCCCATGACATTCATTTCCGTTGTAATTAATAGTGTCACTTCTTGGAAAGCTTCTCTCATTGCATACATGTTTTGTATCTCAGATGTTTTGTATCTGATCTTCTGCTGTGAATTTCttctgctaaaaaaaataactaaacaaCATACTGTATCTGTATGGAGAGAAGTTTTTACTGTTTTTATATACTTACTCTTGTGATATTGATCAGATTGTGGTTCTGCATATGTTCAGTGACTCCATCCTGATGTGCCCTTAACTCTCTCAAAAGTACTATTATAGCTATCCtgttctgaaaaacaaagcaacaccAACAGAGCATAATAATGTGGTGGAAATCTCCACTGTGAGTACTTTGCTTGCCCTGTTCTCTTCTCACAAACTTTTTCAGGGTCATTAATTAACT
The window above is part of the Indicator indicator isolate 239-I01 chromosome 6, UM_Iind_1.1, whole genome shotgun sequence genome. Proteins encoded here:
- the LOC128967743 gene encoding RNA polymerase-associated protein LEO1-like, producing the protein METEGEMGSHPSSLCTLPAEQRPPAKPPSAASKSKTHASGEREKDDQQVCSLDSHTSGEREKDDRQVCSLDSHASGEREKDDRQVCSLDSHASGEREKDDWQVCSLDSHASGEREKDDRQVCSLDSHASGEREKDDRQVCSLDSHSSGEREKDDRQVCSLDSHASGEREKDDRQVCSLDSHASGEREKDDRQVCSLDSHASGEREKDDRQVCSLDSHASGEREKDDRQVCSLDSHTSGEREKDDQQVCSLDSHTSGEREKDDRQVCSLDSHTSGEREKDDRQVCSLDSHTSGEREKDDRQVCSLDSHTSGEREKDDRQVCSLDSHASGEREKDDRQVCSLDSHASGEREKDDRQVCSLDSHASGEREKDDRQVCSLDSHSSGEREKDDRQVCSLDSHTSGEREKDDRQVCSLDSHSSGEREKDDRQVCSLDSHTSGEREKDDRQVCSLDREI